The following is a genomic window from Anaerolineae bacterium.
GTGCCGTGTGTGATGAGCATGGGGTACTGCTCCTTCGCGGCTGTTTGCCTGTGCACCAAGTATAGCACAGGCGCGGGCGGAGGGCAACCGGATTTGGCACCGATTTGACGCCGGCCATGCGCCATTTTATTATACCTGGCGCGAGCGATTACCGGAGGGGGATGCGAGCATATGGGGGACGATGCCGGCCGGCAGGACGCGAACCGCCTGGCCTTTTATCTCCTGAAAGGCGTCGCCAGGGCCAACCGGCTGTATCAGTTGTTCGCGCCGGGCGAGCGCATCGCGGTGGCCGTATCGGGCGGCAAGGACAGCGCGGCCCTGCTGGAGCTTCTGCGCCGGTGGCAGGGGCTTCCTCGTCTGGAGCTGGCGGCGGTGCATGTGACCTCTGCTGGGGTCGCCGGCTGTGAGGGGCAGGCGGACACGGCCGGCCTGGAAACATGGTTTCGGCAGTTAGGCATTCCCTACCGCATTGTGCCCATGGAACCGCCCTCTGGCCAGCCGGCGCGGGCGAGGATGGGTCCTTGCTTCCACTGCGCGTGGCGCCGGCGCAAGGCGCTCTTCTTTGCGGCGAAGGAGCTGGGGTGCCGGCGCGTCGCCCTGGCGCACCATGCCGATGACGCGGCGGTTACCACGCTTCTCAACCTGGTGTACCATGGCAAGTGTGAGACCATGGCGCCGGTGCTGGAGATGTTCGGCGGGGAAATTGTCCTCATTCGCCCCCTCTATTTGCTGGAGGAGCGGGATATCGCGGCCTTTGTTCAGGCACTGGGGCTTCCGTTCCGGCTCAGCACCTGTGCCCGCGGCCAGGATACGCGGCGCGCACACCTGGCCGGCATTCTGCGGCAGTTGGAGGCGCTGAACCCGCGGGTGAAGCGCAATCTGCTGAAGGCCGCCGGGCACGCGCTGGACGAGGCGTACGAACAATAATTCCCGCTCGTTCCGGTTTCTCCCGGGTTTCCTCCTGCTGTCCACAGCGTGGCGGGGTCACATTAACCGGTATGCGGCGCCGATGAGAGGCGCCTGCGGCTGGAGCACCACGTGCACCGGGATGCCGGCCATAATGTCCGAGAGCCGGCCCTTGGCCTGGAAGGCGCGCAAGAAAGTGCCGTCGTCCAGCTTGGGCAGGATGCGCGGGGGGATGCCGCCGGCGACGTACACGCCGCCCAGGGCGAGGGTCTTCAGGGCCAGGTTGCCGGCCTCGGCGCCCAGTATCGAGACGAAAAGCTCCAGGGCTTTCTGGCAAATCGGCGGAGGGTCTGCTCCCAGCGCGGCCTCCACGATGATGGGGGTGGGGTCGGACGCGCTGGCGAGTCGGTCGGTCAGCCATGCCGGCTCCTCCGCGCGGCCGGTCTCCTTCAAAAAGGCATAGATATTGGGCATCCCTTGGCCGGAACACAGCCGCTCATAGCTCACATGGTCGAAGCGCTCCAGCAGGAAGCGCAGAAGCTCCAGCTCCAGCGCGTCTCGCGGCGCGAAATCGGTATGGCCGCCTTCCGATGGATGGGCGCGGTAGCGCGTGCCGTCCCAGGTCAGGAAGGCTTCT
Proteins encoded in this region:
- the glk gene encoding glucokinase; its protein translation is MWLVGDVGGTKTSLAIVDPSAGPRRWVRAATLPSRDFPDLVSLVRAFLAQGSERIERACFGVAGPVRAGRVHLTNLNWLLDEQELARSLQITEAVLINDLEAIATAVPHLLPDELHTLNAGQPVQRSAIAVIAPGTGLGEAFLTWDGTRYRAHPSEGGHTDFAPRDALELELLRFLLERFDHVSYERLCSGQGMPNIYAFLKETGRAEEPAWLTDRLASASDPTPIIVEAALGADPPPICQKALELFVSILGAEAGNLALKTLALGGVYVAGGIPPRILPKLDDGTFLRAFQAKGRLSDIMAGIPVHVVLQPQAPLIGAAYRLM